The Lucilia cuprina isolate Lc7/37 chromosome 5, ASM2204524v1, whole genome shotgun sequence genome includes a window with the following:
- the LOC111689221 gene encoding prominin-like protein isoform X1, translated as MTLKTLDVYYHQHSRLSQIKSSWKTMSLSLLLLLVICSLCKTSCAFDMNTKLNLKPTKYTDWSKNVTYKSTTDYNARGMKPLYDITQKVMWLLIGGENPIPDGYLTFKDSTVQLGPKVERNEWGDLILHYWPILLIVLIVGVLVASMPIIGLCFCCCRCAGACGGRSEPFDKKHDTCRRVFLGFFLILLATGILFGVIVAFATNSYMQYGIDDSTAVVRAGSNDTQTFLDVTSEQLEYVLVNNYKQLSDQLELILRETSDFIITQLEQKSMAVSVGYLTDFLKKLPDLQRKLQKMKLITNDLRVYASQLSDGLRGVKRDLLVMLNKCSDQSCKEVLNRYEIGKLDANGIHYDQMVDRYFPKLPDVTSIIENLEQLISDDIASAGERGNKALKAMRKHLNDTIAIYTPQIVDAITKAGEGLHKASNDIKTKLQNVSKIIGTNTHKYTNIADNYRIEYGPYRFYVGIAVCSVLLLVLVCLVAALLCGICGKRPDGYGDDCCNKGSGSRFLMFAVAIIFLTISAITLIALIHFLVGIVVYRGVCVPLKDPQNDAVFAEFDNLVDLNEIMYPSKIKGKAASGSLPPFRISHVIAACKANQTIYEVLHINNLVDIHEINEYPSHYKINQTLENLVQGIDFDDRGVEILTAADKQRILSLRDSALKDFDSSHFIDNLNDDITKHSLTEIANQLRETANKILSPDMKDVQVSLRNQALHLETYDQNLVIPMKNQSSELIKLAQDLDKTLSYKDRPFQESIPLLVQEIERAQAFIQKDGRVFVKATAEDFTNHFAGEIMRYLNMVVTSVEKKIGICAPMAKVYDAGVVATCNSIVDPLNGFWAGVMWCVILFLPTLIVAVKLSSLYQKSDPYPGPLVESEYLYDAYSERDHIPLANGPKNKRRKNKDRRRRDYYEDPVGSTSHGIPPVAAGARDTRYSDMAPKHWDGGPPRYQNPPMAPPASEYERPPPYYYPGASDQD; from the exons atgacaTTGAAAACTTTAGATGTTTATTATCATCAGCATTCAAGATTAAGTCAAATCAAGTCATCATGGAAGACGATGAGCTTAAGTTTATTACTGCTGCTAGTAATTTGTAGTTTGTGCAAAACAAGTTGTGCATTTGACATGAataccaaattaaatttaaagcctACAAAATATACCGACTGGTCAAAGAATGTAACATATAAAAGTACAACAGATTACAATGCACGTGGCATGAAACCTTTATATGATATCACCCAAAAAGTAATGTGGCTTTTGATTGGTGGCGAAAACCCAATACCAGATG GCTATTTAACGTTTAAAGATTCGACGGTACAGTTGGGACCCAAAGTAGAGCGCAATGAATGGGGTGATCTGATTCTACATTATTGGCCTATTTTAttgattgttttaattgtaGGAGTTCTAGTGGCTTCTATGCCTATAATAGG CTTATGTTTCTGTTGCTGCCGTTGTGCTGGTGCATGTGGTGGTCGTTCGGAGCCATTTGATAAAAAACATGATACCTGCCGCCGTGTTTTTCTAGGTttctttttaatacttttagcCACAGGAATATT GTTTGGTGTTATTGTGGCATTTGCCACCAATAGTTATATGCAATATGGTATAGATGACAGCACTGCCGTTGTACGTGCCGGTAGCAATGATACTCAAACATTCTTAGATGTTACCTCAGAACAATTGGAATATGTTTTAgttaataattacaaacagttATCCGATCAATTGGAACTGATACTAAGAG aAACCTCTGACTTTATCATTACTCAGTTAGAACAAAAGTCTATGGCTGTTTCGGTGGGTTATCTAactgattttcttaaaaaactgcCAGACTTGCAGAGAAAATTacagaaaatgaaattaataacaaatgatCTAAGGGTCTATGCTTCTCAATTAAGTGATG gtttacGTGGTGTTAAACGTGATTTATTAGTTATGCTTAACAAATGTTCAGATCAGTCTTGTAAGGAAGTTTTAAATAGATATGAAATTGGAAAACTAGATGCCAATGGTATCCATTATGATCAG atGGTAGATCGTTATTTTCCTAAG CTGCCTGATGTCACTTCTATAATTGAAAACTTAGAGCAATTAATAAGCGATGATATAGCCTCGGCTGGAGAACGTGGCAATAAAGCTTTGAAAGCCATGCGTAAACATTTAAATGATACAATTGCCATATATACGCCACAAATTGTTGATGCCATTACTAAAGCCG GTGAAGGTTTGCATAAAGCTTCAAatgatattaaaacaaaattgcaaaatgtttcaaaaattattGGTACAAATACCCATAAATATACCAATATTGCTGATAATTATCGTATTGAATATGGTCCATATCGTTTCTATGTGGGCATTGCTGTATGCTCCGTTTTATTATTA GTTTTAGTTTGCTTAGTGGCAGCATTATTGTGTGGCATATGCGGAAAACGTCCAGATGGTTATGGTGATGATTGCTGTAATAAGGGTTCTGGTTCACGCTTCCTTATGtt CGCTGTCGCTATTATATTCCTGACCATCTCCGCCATTACATTAATTGCTTTAATACACTTCCTAGTAGGCATTGTGGTTTACAGAGGAGTTTGTGTGCCACTTAA GGATCCCCAAAACGATGCCGTTTTTGCTGAATTCGATAATTTAGTTGATCTAAATGAGATTATGTATCCTTCAAAAATCAAGGGTAAAGCTGCCTCGGGTTCATTGCCTCCCTTTAGAATTTCTCATGTTATTGCTGCCTGTAAAGCCAATCAAACCATCTATGAAGTATTACACATTAATAATCTGGTCGATATACATGAAATCAATGAATATCCATCACACTATAAAATCAATCAAACACTTGAGAATCTAGTGCAAGGTATTGATTTTGATGACAGAGGTGTGGAAATCTTAACAGCCGCCGATAAACAACGCATTTTGAGTCTTAGAGACTCTGCCTTAAAAGATTTTGATTCTAGCCATTTTATTGATAATCTTAATGATGATATTACTAAACACTCACTCACCGAAATTGCCAATCAATTGCGCGAAACTGCCAATAAAATCTTAAGTCCCGACATGAAAGACGTACAAGTATCTTTACGTAATCAAGCTTTGCATTTAGAGACTTATGATCAAAATCTTGTTATACCTATGAAAAATCAATCATCTGAATTAATTAAATTGGCTCAAGATCTAGATAAAACTCTTAGTTATAAGGACCGTCCATTCCAAGAGTCGATACCATTGCTGGTGCAGGAAATCGAGAGAGCACaagcttttatacaaaaagatgGTCGAGTCTTTGTTAAGGCAACAGCAGAGGATTTCACCAATCATTTTGCGGGGGAAATAATGCGCTATTTGAATATGGTGGTAACATCGGTTGAGAAAAAGATTGGTATTTGTGCACCCATGGCTAAAGTTTATGATGCGGGCGTGGTGGCCACTTGTAATAGTATTGTTGATCCTTTG AATGGTTTCTGGGCTGGTGTTATGTGGTGTGTTATATTATTCCTACCAACTTTAATTGTTGCCGTCAAGTTGTCTAGTCTTTATCAAAAATCTGATCCCTATCCTGGTCCTTTGGTTGAATC GGAGTATTTATATGATGCTTACAGTGAGCGTGATCACATTCCATTGGCAAA
- the LOC111689221 gene encoding prominin-like protein isoform X2, whose product MTLKTLDVYYHQHSRLSQIKSSWKTMSLSLLLLLVICSLCKTSCAFDMNTKLNLKPTKYTDWSKNVTYKSTTDYNARGMKPLYDITQKVMWLLIGGENPIPDGYLTFKDSTVQLGPKVERNEWGDLILHYWPILLIVLIVGVLVASMPIIGLCFCCCRCAGACGGRSEPFDKKHDTCRRVFLGFFLILLATGILFGVIVAFATNSYMQYGIDDSTAVVRAGSNDTQTFLDVTSEQLEYVLVNNYKQLSDQLELILRETSDFIITQLEQKSMAVSVGYLTDFLKKLPDLQRKLQKMKLITNDLRVYASQLSDGLRGVKRDLLVMLNKCSDQSCKEVLNRYEIGKLDANGIHYDQLPDVTSIIENLEQLISDDIASAGERGNKALKAMRKHLNDTIAIYTPQIVDAITKAGEGLHKASNDIKTKLQNVSKIIGTNTHKYTNIADNYRIEYGPYRFYVGIAVCSVLLLVLVCLVAALLCGICGKRPDGYGDDCCNKGSGSRFLMFAVAIIFLTISAITLIALIHFLVGIVVYRGVCVPLKDPQNDAVFAEFDNLVDLNEIMYPSKIKGKAASGSLPPFRISHVIAACKANQTIYEVLHINNLVDIHEINEYPSHYKINQTLENLVQGIDFDDRGVEILTAADKQRILSLRDSALKDFDSSHFIDNLNDDITKHSLTEIANQLRETANKILSPDMKDVQVSLRNQALHLETYDQNLVIPMKNQSSELIKLAQDLDKTLSYKDRPFQESIPLLVQEIERAQAFIQKDGRVFVKATAEDFTNHFAGEIMRYLNMVVTSVEKKIGICAPMAKVYDAGVVATCNSIVDPLNGFWAGVMWCVILFLPTLIVAVKLSSLYQKSDPYPGPLVESEYLYDAYSERDHIPLANGPKNKRRKNKDRRRRDYYEDPVGSTSHGIPPVAAGARDTRYSDMAPKHWDGGPPRYQNPPMAPPASEYERPPPYYYPGASDQD is encoded by the exons atgacaTTGAAAACTTTAGATGTTTATTATCATCAGCATTCAAGATTAAGTCAAATCAAGTCATCATGGAAGACGATGAGCTTAAGTTTATTACTGCTGCTAGTAATTTGTAGTTTGTGCAAAACAAGTTGTGCATTTGACATGAataccaaattaaatttaaagcctACAAAATATACCGACTGGTCAAAGAATGTAACATATAAAAGTACAACAGATTACAATGCACGTGGCATGAAACCTTTATATGATATCACCCAAAAAGTAATGTGGCTTTTGATTGGTGGCGAAAACCCAATACCAGATG GCTATTTAACGTTTAAAGATTCGACGGTACAGTTGGGACCCAAAGTAGAGCGCAATGAATGGGGTGATCTGATTCTACATTATTGGCCTATTTTAttgattgttttaattgtaGGAGTTCTAGTGGCTTCTATGCCTATAATAGG CTTATGTTTCTGTTGCTGCCGTTGTGCTGGTGCATGTGGTGGTCGTTCGGAGCCATTTGATAAAAAACATGATACCTGCCGCCGTGTTTTTCTAGGTttctttttaatacttttagcCACAGGAATATT GTTTGGTGTTATTGTGGCATTTGCCACCAATAGTTATATGCAATATGGTATAGATGACAGCACTGCCGTTGTACGTGCCGGTAGCAATGATACTCAAACATTCTTAGATGTTACCTCAGAACAATTGGAATATGTTTTAgttaataattacaaacagttATCCGATCAATTGGAACTGATACTAAGAG aAACCTCTGACTTTATCATTACTCAGTTAGAACAAAAGTCTATGGCTGTTTCGGTGGGTTATCTAactgattttcttaaaaaactgcCAGACTTGCAGAGAAAATTacagaaaatgaaattaataacaaatgatCTAAGGGTCTATGCTTCTCAATTAAGTGATG gtttacGTGGTGTTAAACGTGATTTATTAGTTATGCTTAACAAATGTTCAGATCAGTCTTGTAAGGAAGTTTTAAATAGATATGAAATTGGAAAACTAGATGCCAATGGTATCCATTATGATCAG CTGCCTGATGTCACTTCTATAATTGAAAACTTAGAGCAATTAATAAGCGATGATATAGCCTCGGCTGGAGAACGTGGCAATAAAGCTTTGAAAGCCATGCGTAAACATTTAAATGATACAATTGCCATATATACGCCACAAATTGTTGATGCCATTACTAAAGCCG GTGAAGGTTTGCATAAAGCTTCAAatgatattaaaacaaaattgcaaaatgtttcaaaaattattGGTACAAATACCCATAAATATACCAATATTGCTGATAATTATCGTATTGAATATGGTCCATATCGTTTCTATGTGGGCATTGCTGTATGCTCCGTTTTATTATTA GTTTTAGTTTGCTTAGTGGCAGCATTATTGTGTGGCATATGCGGAAAACGTCCAGATGGTTATGGTGATGATTGCTGTAATAAGGGTTCTGGTTCACGCTTCCTTATGtt CGCTGTCGCTATTATATTCCTGACCATCTCCGCCATTACATTAATTGCTTTAATACACTTCCTAGTAGGCATTGTGGTTTACAGAGGAGTTTGTGTGCCACTTAA GGATCCCCAAAACGATGCCGTTTTTGCTGAATTCGATAATTTAGTTGATCTAAATGAGATTATGTATCCTTCAAAAATCAAGGGTAAAGCTGCCTCGGGTTCATTGCCTCCCTTTAGAATTTCTCATGTTATTGCTGCCTGTAAAGCCAATCAAACCATCTATGAAGTATTACACATTAATAATCTGGTCGATATACATGAAATCAATGAATATCCATCACACTATAAAATCAATCAAACACTTGAGAATCTAGTGCAAGGTATTGATTTTGATGACAGAGGTGTGGAAATCTTAACAGCCGCCGATAAACAACGCATTTTGAGTCTTAGAGACTCTGCCTTAAAAGATTTTGATTCTAGCCATTTTATTGATAATCTTAATGATGATATTACTAAACACTCACTCACCGAAATTGCCAATCAATTGCGCGAAACTGCCAATAAAATCTTAAGTCCCGACATGAAAGACGTACAAGTATCTTTACGTAATCAAGCTTTGCATTTAGAGACTTATGATCAAAATCTTGTTATACCTATGAAAAATCAATCATCTGAATTAATTAAATTGGCTCAAGATCTAGATAAAACTCTTAGTTATAAGGACCGTCCATTCCAAGAGTCGATACCATTGCTGGTGCAGGAAATCGAGAGAGCACaagcttttatacaaaaagatgGTCGAGTCTTTGTTAAGGCAACAGCAGAGGATTTCACCAATCATTTTGCGGGGGAAATAATGCGCTATTTGAATATGGTGGTAACATCGGTTGAGAAAAAGATTGGTATTTGTGCACCCATGGCTAAAGTTTATGATGCGGGCGTGGTGGCCACTTGTAATAGTATTGTTGATCCTTTG AATGGTTTCTGGGCTGGTGTTATGTGGTGTGTTATATTATTCCTACCAACTTTAATTGTTGCCGTCAAGTTGTCTAGTCTTTATCAAAAATCTGATCCCTATCCTGGTCCTTTGGTTGAATC GGAGTATTTATATGATGCTTACAGTGAGCGTGATCACATTCCATTGGCAAA
- the LOC111689221 gene encoding prominin-like protein isoform X3, with product MTLKTLDVYYHQHSRLSQIKSSWKTMSLSLLLLLVICSLCKTSCAFDMNTKLNLKPTKYTDWSKNVTYKSTTDYNARGMKPLYDITQKVMWLLIGGENPIPDGYLTFKDSTVQLGPKVERNEWGDLILHYWPILLIVLIVGVLVASMPIIGLCFCCCRCAGACGGRSEPFDKKHDTCRRVFLGFFLILLATGILFGVIVAFATNSYMQYGIDDSTAVVRAGSNDTQTFLDVTSEQLEYVLVNNYKQLSDQLELILRETSDFIITQLEQKSMAVSVGYLTDFLKKLPDLQRKLQKMKLITNDLRVYASQLSDGLRGVKRDLLVMLNKCSDQSCKEVLNRYEIGKLDANGIHYDQMVDRYFPKLPDVTSIIENLEQLISDDIASAGERGNKALKAMRKHLNDTIAIYTPQIVDAITKAGEGLHKASNDIKTKLQNVSKIIGTNTHKYTNIADNYRIEYGPYRFYVGIAVCSVLLLVLVCLVAALLCGICGKRPDGYGDDCCNKGSGSRFLMFAVAIIFLTISAITLIALIHFLVGIVVYRGVCVPLKDPQNDAVFAEFDNLVDLNEIMYPSKIKGKAASGSLPPFRISHVIAACKANQTIYEVLHINNLVDIHEINEYPSHYKINQTLENLVQGIDFDDRGVEILTAADKQRILSLRDSALKDFDSSHFIDNLNDDITKHSLTEIANQLRETANKILSPDMKDVQVSLRNQALHLETYDQNLVIPMKNQSSELIKLAQDLDKTLSYKDRPFQESIPLLVQEIERAQAFIQKDGRVFVKATAEDFTNHFAGEIMRYLNMVVTSVEKKIGICAPMAKVYDAGVVATCNSIVDPLNGFWAGVMWCVILFLPTLIVAVKLSSLYQKSDPYPGPLVESEYLYDAYSERDHIPLANGPKNKRRKNKDRRRRDYYEDPVGSTSHGIPPVAAGARDTRYSDMAPKNLVEATDTRPKALSADGFF from the exons atgacaTTGAAAACTTTAGATGTTTATTATCATCAGCATTCAAGATTAAGTCAAATCAAGTCATCATGGAAGACGATGAGCTTAAGTTTATTACTGCTGCTAGTAATTTGTAGTTTGTGCAAAACAAGTTGTGCATTTGACATGAataccaaattaaatttaaagcctACAAAATATACCGACTGGTCAAAGAATGTAACATATAAAAGTACAACAGATTACAATGCACGTGGCATGAAACCTTTATATGATATCACCCAAAAAGTAATGTGGCTTTTGATTGGTGGCGAAAACCCAATACCAGATG GCTATTTAACGTTTAAAGATTCGACGGTACAGTTGGGACCCAAAGTAGAGCGCAATGAATGGGGTGATCTGATTCTACATTATTGGCCTATTTTAttgattgttttaattgtaGGAGTTCTAGTGGCTTCTATGCCTATAATAGG CTTATGTTTCTGTTGCTGCCGTTGTGCTGGTGCATGTGGTGGTCGTTCGGAGCCATTTGATAAAAAACATGATACCTGCCGCCGTGTTTTTCTAGGTttctttttaatacttttagcCACAGGAATATT GTTTGGTGTTATTGTGGCATTTGCCACCAATAGTTATATGCAATATGGTATAGATGACAGCACTGCCGTTGTACGTGCCGGTAGCAATGATACTCAAACATTCTTAGATGTTACCTCAGAACAATTGGAATATGTTTTAgttaataattacaaacagttATCCGATCAATTGGAACTGATACTAAGAG aAACCTCTGACTTTATCATTACTCAGTTAGAACAAAAGTCTATGGCTGTTTCGGTGGGTTATCTAactgattttcttaaaaaactgcCAGACTTGCAGAGAAAATTacagaaaatgaaattaataacaaatgatCTAAGGGTCTATGCTTCTCAATTAAGTGATG gtttacGTGGTGTTAAACGTGATTTATTAGTTATGCTTAACAAATGTTCAGATCAGTCTTGTAAGGAAGTTTTAAATAGATATGAAATTGGAAAACTAGATGCCAATGGTATCCATTATGATCAG atGGTAGATCGTTATTTTCCTAAG CTGCCTGATGTCACTTCTATAATTGAAAACTTAGAGCAATTAATAAGCGATGATATAGCCTCGGCTGGAGAACGTGGCAATAAAGCTTTGAAAGCCATGCGTAAACATTTAAATGATACAATTGCCATATATACGCCACAAATTGTTGATGCCATTACTAAAGCCG GTGAAGGTTTGCATAAAGCTTCAAatgatattaaaacaaaattgcaaaatgtttcaaaaattattGGTACAAATACCCATAAATATACCAATATTGCTGATAATTATCGTATTGAATATGGTCCATATCGTTTCTATGTGGGCATTGCTGTATGCTCCGTTTTATTATTA GTTTTAGTTTGCTTAGTGGCAGCATTATTGTGTGGCATATGCGGAAAACGTCCAGATGGTTATGGTGATGATTGCTGTAATAAGGGTTCTGGTTCACGCTTCCTTATGtt CGCTGTCGCTATTATATTCCTGACCATCTCCGCCATTACATTAATTGCTTTAATACACTTCCTAGTAGGCATTGTGGTTTACAGAGGAGTTTGTGTGCCACTTAA GGATCCCCAAAACGATGCCGTTTTTGCTGAATTCGATAATTTAGTTGATCTAAATGAGATTATGTATCCTTCAAAAATCAAGGGTAAAGCTGCCTCGGGTTCATTGCCTCCCTTTAGAATTTCTCATGTTATTGCTGCCTGTAAAGCCAATCAAACCATCTATGAAGTATTACACATTAATAATCTGGTCGATATACATGAAATCAATGAATATCCATCACACTATAAAATCAATCAAACACTTGAGAATCTAGTGCAAGGTATTGATTTTGATGACAGAGGTGTGGAAATCTTAACAGCCGCCGATAAACAACGCATTTTGAGTCTTAGAGACTCTGCCTTAAAAGATTTTGATTCTAGCCATTTTATTGATAATCTTAATGATGATATTACTAAACACTCACTCACCGAAATTGCCAATCAATTGCGCGAAACTGCCAATAAAATCTTAAGTCCCGACATGAAAGACGTACAAGTATCTTTACGTAATCAAGCTTTGCATTTAGAGACTTATGATCAAAATCTTGTTATACCTATGAAAAATCAATCATCTGAATTAATTAAATTGGCTCAAGATCTAGATAAAACTCTTAGTTATAAGGACCGTCCATTCCAAGAGTCGATACCATTGCTGGTGCAGGAAATCGAGAGAGCACaagcttttatacaaaaagatgGTCGAGTCTTTGTTAAGGCAACAGCAGAGGATTTCACCAATCATTTTGCGGGGGAAATAATGCGCTATTTGAATATGGTGGTAACATCGGTTGAGAAAAAGATTGGTATTTGTGCACCCATGGCTAAAGTTTATGATGCGGGCGTGGTGGCCACTTGTAATAGTATTGTTGATCCTTTG AATGGTTTCTGGGCTGGTGTTATGTGGTGTGTTATATTATTCCTACCAACTTTAATTGTTGCCGTCAAGTTGTCTAGTCTTTATCAAAAATCTGATCCCTATCCTGGTCCTTTGGTTGAATC GGAGTATTTATATGATGCTTACAGTGAGCGTGATCACATTCCATTGGCAAA
- the LOC111689221 gene encoding prominin-like protein isoform X4, protein MTLKTLDVYYHQHSRLSQIKSSWKTMSLSLLLLLVICSLCKTSCAFDMNTKLNLKPTKYTDWSKNVTYKSTTDYNARGMKPLYDITQKVMWLLIGGENPIPDGYLTFKDSTVQLGPKVERNEWGDLILHYWPILLIVLIVGVLVASMPIIGLCFCCCRCAGACGGRSEPFDKKHDTCRRVFLGFFLILLATGILFGVIVAFATNSYMQYGIDDSTAVVRAGSNDTQTFLDVTSEQLEYVLVNNYKQLSDQLELILRETSDFIITQLEQKSMAVSVGYLTDFLKKLPDLQRKLQKMKLITNDLRVYASQLSDGLRGVKRDLLVMLNKCSDQSCKEVLNRYEIGKLDANGIHYDQMVDRYFPKLPDVTSIIENLEQLISDDIASAGERGNKALKAMRKHLNDTIAIYTPQIVDAITKAGEGLHKASNDIKTKLQNVSKIIGTNTHKYTNIADNYRIEYGPYRFYVGIAVCSVLLLVLVCLVAALLCGICGKRPDGYGDDCCNKGSGSRFLMFAVAIIFLTISAITLIALIHFLVGIVVYRGVCVPLKDPQNDAVFAEFDNLVDLNEIMYPSKIKGKAASGSLPPFRISHVIAACKANQTIYEVLHINNLVDIHEINEYPSHYKINQTLENLVQGIDFDDRGVEILTAADKQRILSLRDSALKDFDSSHFIDNLNDDITKHSLTEIANQLRETANKILSPDMKDVQVSLRNQALHLETYDQNLVIPMKNQSSELIKLAQDLDKTLSYKDRPFQESIPLLVQEIERAQAFIQKDGRVFVKATAEDFTNHFAGEIMRYLNMVVTSVEKKIGICAPMAKVYDAGVVATCNSIVDPLNGFWAGVMWCVILFLPTLIVAVKLSSLYQKSDPYPGPLVESGPKNKRRKNKDRRRRDYYEDPVGSTSHGIPPVAAGARDTRYSDMAPKHWDGGPPRYQNPPMAPPASEYERPPPYYYPGASDQD, encoded by the exons atgacaTTGAAAACTTTAGATGTTTATTATCATCAGCATTCAAGATTAAGTCAAATCAAGTCATCATGGAAGACGATGAGCTTAAGTTTATTACTGCTGCTAGTAATTTGTAGTTTGTGCAAAACAAGTTGTGCATTTGACATGAataccaaattaaatttaaagcctACAAAATATACCGACTGGTCAAAGAATGTAACATATAAAAGTACAACAGATTACAATGCACGTGGCATGAAACCTTTATATGATATCACCCAAAAAGTAATGTGGCTTTTGATTGGTGGCGAAAACCCAATACCAGATG GCTATTTAACGTTTAAAGATTCGACGGTACAGTTGGGACCCAAAGTAGAGCGCAATGAATGGGGTGATCTGATTCTACATTATTGGCCTATTTTAttgattgttttaattgtaGGAGTTCTAGTGGCTTCTATGCCTATAATAGG CTTATGTTTCTGTTGCTGCCGTTGTGCTGGTGCATGTGGTGGTCGTTCGGAGCCATTTGATAAAAAACATGATACCTGCCGCCGTGTTTTTCTAGGTttctttttaatacttttagcCACAGGAATATT GTTTGGTGTTATTGTGGCATTTGCCACCAATAGTTATATGCAATATGGTATAGATGACAGCACTGCCGTTGTACGTGCCGGTAGCAATGATACTCAAACATTCTTAGATGTTACCTCAGAACAATTGGAATATGTTTTAgttaataattacaaacagttATCCGATCAATTGGAACTGATACTAAGAG aAACCTCTGACTTTATCATTACTCAGTTAGAACAAAAGTCTATGGCTGTTTCGGTGGGTTATCTAactgattttcttaaaaaactgcCAGACTTGCAGAGAAAATTacagaaaatgaaattaataacaaatgatCTAAGGGTCTATGCTTCTCAATTAAGTGATG gtttacGTGGTGTTAAACGTGATTTATTAGTTATGCTTAACAAATGTTCAGATCAGTCTTGTAAGGAAGTTTTAAATAGATATGAAATTGGAAAACTAGATGCCAATGGTATCCATTATGATCAG atGGTAGATCGTTATTTTCCTAAG CTGCCTGATGTCACTTCTATAATTGAAAACTTAGAGCAATTAATAAGCGATGATATAGCCTCGGCTGGAGAACGTGGCAATAAAGCTTTGAAAGCCATGCGTAAACATTTAAATGATACAATTGCCATATATACGCCACAAATTGTTGATGCCATTACTAAAGCCG GTGAAGGTTTGCATAAAGCTTCAAatgatattaaaacaaaattgcaaaatgtttcaaaaattattGGTACAAATACCCATAAATATACCAATATTGCTGATAATTATCGTATTGAATATGGTCCATATCGTTTCTATGTGGGCATTGCTGTATGCTCCGTTTTATTATTA GTTTTAGTTTGCTTAGTGGCAGCATTATTGTGTGGCATATGCGGAAAACGTCCAGATGGTTATGGTGATGATTGCTGTAATAAGGGTTCTGGTTCACGCTTCCTTATGtt CGCTGTCGCTATTATATTCCTGACCATCTCCGCCATTACATTAATTGCTTTAATACACTTCCTAGTAGGCATTGTGGTTTACAGAGGAGTTTGTGTGCCACTTAA GGATCCCCAAAACGATGCCGTTTTTGCTGAATTCGATAATTTAGTTGATCTAAATGAGATTATGTATCCTTCAAAAATCAAGGGTAAAGCTGCCTCGGGTTCATTGCCTCCCTTTAGAATTTCTCATGTTATTGCTGCCTGTAAAGCCAATCAAACCATCTATGAAGTATTACACATTAATAATCTGGTCGATATACATGAAATCAATGAATATCCATCACACTATAAAATCAATCAAACACTTGAGAATCTAGTGCAAGGTATTGATTTTGATGACAGAGGTGTGGAAATCTTAACAGCCGCCGATAAACAACGCATTTTGAGTCTTAGAGACTCTGCCTTAAAAGATTTTGATTCTAGCCATTTTATTGATAATCTTAATGATGATATTACTAAACACTCACTCACCGAAATTGCCAATCAATTGCGCGAAACTGCCAATAAAATCTTAAGTCCCGACATGAAAGACGTACAAGTATCTTTACGTAATCAAGCTTTGCATTTAGAGACTTATGATCAAAATCTTGTTATACCTATGAAAAATCAATCATCTGAATTAATTAAATTGGCTCAAGATCTAGATAAAACTCTTAGTTATAAGGACCGTCCATTCCAAGAGTCGATACCATTGCTGGTGCAGGAAATCGAGAGAGCACaagcttttatacaaaaagatgGTCGAGTCTTTGTTAAGGCAACAGCAGAGGATTTCACCAATCATTTTGCGGGGGAAATAATGCGCTATTTGAATATGGTGGTAACATCGGTTGAGAAAAAGATTGGTATTTGTGCACCCATGGCTAAAGTTTATGATGCGGGCGTGGTGGCCACTTGTAATAGTATTGTTGATCCTTTG AATGGTTTCTGGGCTGGTGTTATGTGGTGTGTTATATTATTCCTACCAACTTTAATTGTTGCCGTCAAGTTGTCTAGTCTTTATCAAAAATCTGATCCCTATCCTGGTCCTTTGGTTGAATC